Proteins encoded in a region of the Cytobacillus pseudoceanisediminis genome:
- a CDS encoding DUF350 domain-containing protein yields MKEFWENEFIQTAAYYSVVILCMIVFLAVFELVTKYRNWEEIKNGNVAVAMATGGKIFGIANIFRHSIMHNDTLLTMITWGIFGFFLLLIGYFIFEFLTPKFRIDEEIENNNKAVGFISMVLSIGLSYVIGAGLS; encoded by the coding sequence ATGAAAGAATTTTGGGAAAATGAATTTATTCAGACAGCTGCTTATTATAGTGTAGTCATTTTATGTATGATTGTTTTTTTAGCTGTTTTTGAATTAGTTACCAAGTATCGCAATTGGGAAGAAATCAAAAATGGAAATGTCGCTGTAGCGATGGCGACCGGTGGGAAAATTTTTGGGATTGCCAATATCTTCAGACATTCCATCATGCATAATGATACCTTGCTGACAATGATTACGTGGGGAATTTTTGGATTTTTTCTTTTGTTGATCGGCTATTTCATTTTTGAATTTTTAACACCTAAGTTTAGAATTGACGAAGAAATTGAAAATAATAACAAAGCAGTCGGTTTTATTTCCATGGTGCTGTCAATCGGATTGTCTTATGTCATTGGTGCAGGTTTATCATAA